The proteins below come from a single Azospirillum thiophilum genomic window:
- a CDS encoding acyltransferase family protein — protein MHKYTLPYNVVDLRGLACILLVAYHVVGVPGAGMQVADGSIYRYATDSFELIRMPLFTFVSGLVYALNPARGDRLRTFFVKKLRRLGFPFLVVSAIFFLLQKSAPGANGTHVPDSMWTIYVFPYAHFWYLQALFLIFSLVALLDAARLIERMGGYAVAMAGAVAACLTVRTESNILSVNEACFLLPHFLLGVGVTRFRDLVPRRALVGMAGMALALGVTLHQASLWGFLPHFGWNSGVALLCGMGGAVTLLHAMPSSRFFRTVGASSYAIYLHHALFAAAARMVLHRMHTGDGMIFCVSLIAGLCGPMVLEMLAQMRPWSRVALVGKA, from the coding sequence ATGCACAAGTATACACTGCCGTACAATGTCGTGGACCTGAGAGGGCTGGCCTGCATCCTGTTGGTCGCCTACCATGTGGTCGGCGTTCCGGGGGCGGGCATGCAGGTGGCGGACGGATCGATCTACCGCTACGCCACCGACAGTTTCGAACTGATCCGCATGCCGCTGTTCACCTTCGTCTCGGGGCTGGTCTATGCCCTGAACCCGGCCAGGGGCGACAGGCTGAGGACATTCTTCGTCAAGAAATTGAGGCGGCTGGGTTTCCCATTTCTGGTGGTATCGGCAATTTTCTTCCTTTTGCAGAAAAGCGCGCCCGGCGCCAATGGCACCCACGTCCCCGATTCGATGTGGACAATCTATGTCTTCCCCTATGCCCATTTCTGGTATTTGCAGGCGCTGTTCCTGATCTTTTCCCTGGTGGCTTTGCTCGATGCTGCCCGTCTTATCGAACGGATGGGTGGATACGCCGTGGCGATGGCGGGTGCTGTGGCGGCTTGCCTGACGGTGCGCACCGAATCGAACATCCTGTCGGTGAATGAGGCCTGCTTCCTGTTGCCGCATTTCCTGCTGGGCGTGGGGGTGACGAGGTTCCGGGATCTGGTGCCGAGGCGCGCCCTTGTTGGCATGGCCGGCATGGCGCTCGCCCTGGGAGTGACTCTGCACCAAGCATCGCTCTGGGGATTCCTGCCGCATTTCGGATGGAACAGCGGAGTTGCGCTGCTGTGCGGTATGGGGGGCGCGGTAACCTTGCTGCATGCCATGCCATCGAGCCGGTTTTTCCGCACTGTGGGAGCGTCGTCCTATGCAATCTATTTGCATCACGCTCTGTTCGCCGCCGCGGCACGGATGGTGTTGCACCGGATGCATACCGGTGACGGCATGATCTTTTGTGTTTCCCTTATTGCCGGGCTGTGCGGGCCGATGGTGCTGGAAATGCTGGCGCAAATGCGACCGTGGAGTCGGGTGGCGCTGGTGGGCAAGGCCTGA
- the fabD gene encoding ACP S-malonyltransferase has translation MTRAFVFPGQGSQAVGMGRELAEAFEVARHTFEEVDDALNQRLSRLMMEGPDADLTLTENAQPALMAVSVAVMRVLASEGGVDLSKHATFVAGHSLGEYSALCAAGAFSLGDTARLLKLRGQAMQKAVPVGKGAMAALLGADLEQAQAIAADSAQGEVCGIANDNSAGQVVISGSADAIDRAILLAAERGLKRSVRLPVSAPFHCSLMQPAADAMAEALANVTISAPVVPVVANVTASSVSDPNAIRRLLVEQVTGMVRWRECVLFMKEQGVERLVEVGAGKVLAGLTKRIDKDLAAVSVGTPADVESFLKTL, from the coding sequence ATGACCAGGGCGTTCGTCTTTCCGGGGCAGGGCAGCCAGGCCGTCGGCATGGGCCGCGAACTCGCCGAGGCGTTCGAAGTCGCTCGTCACACATTTGAAGAGGTGGACGACGCGCTGAACCAGCGGCTTTCGCGCCTGATGATGGAGGGGCCAGACGCCGACCTGACCCTGACCGAGAACGCGCAACCCGCCCTGATGGCGGTCAGCGTTGCGGTGATGCGGGTTCTGGCAAGCGAGGGCGGGGTCGACCTGTCCAAGCATGCGACCTTCGTCGCCGGTCACTCTCTGGGCGAATATTCGGCGCTCTGCGCTGCCGGCGCCTTCTCTCTCGGCGACACTGCGCGCTTGCTGAAGCTGCGCGGCCAGGCGATGCAGAAGGCGGTGCCTGTAGGCAAGGGCGCGATGGCGGCTTTGCTTGGCGCCGATCTGGAGCAGGCACAGGCGATTGCCGCCGACTCCGCCCAGGGTGAGGTGTGCGGCATCGCCAATGACAATTCGGCTGGGCAGGTGGTGATTTCCGGCAGCGCCGACGCCATCGACCGGGCCATCCTGCTGGCGGCCGAACGCGGCTTGAAGCGTTCGGTGCGGCTGCCGGTCTCGGCCCCCTTCCATTGCTCGCTGATGCAGCCTGCGGCCGATGCAATGGCCGAGGCTCTGGCGAACGTCACGATTTCCGCGCCGGTCGTTCCGGTAGTCGCCAACGTCACCGCCTCGTCGGTGTCGGATCCCAACGCCATCCGCCGTTTGCTGGTGGAGCAGGTGACCGGGATGGTCCGCTGGCGCGAATGCGTCCTCTTCATGAAAGAGCAGGGCGTCGAACGGCTGGTCGAGGTCGGGGCGGGCAAGGTGCTGGCCGGACTGACCAAGCGCATCGACAAGGATCTGGCGGCGGTTTCGGTCGGCACGCCGGCCGATGTCGAGTCGTTCCTCAAGACTCTGTGA
- the fabG gene encoding 3-oxoacyl-[acyl-carrier-protein] reductase gives MFDLTGKSALVTGASGGIGASIARALHAQGASVALSGTRVAPLEALAAELGERAVVVPGNLAEAAATEQLAKDAEAALGKIDILVNNAGLTRDQIAMRLKDEDWQSVLDVNLTAAFRLSRAAMRGMMKRRWGRIVNITSVVGVTGNPGQANYAASKAGLIGMSKSMAAELASRNITVNCVAPGFITTAMTDALNDEQKQKLLPAIPAGRMGQPEEIAAGVVYLASDEAAYVTGQTLHINGGMAMI, from the coding sequence ATGTTTGACCTGACCGGCAAGTCGGCCCTCGTCACCGGCGCGTCCGGCGGCATCGGCGCGTCTATCGCCCGTGCGCTGCACGCCCAGGGTGCCTCCGTGGCGCTGTCCGGCACCCGCGTAGCCCCTCTGGAGGCATTGGCCGCAGAACTGGGCGAGCGCGCTGTCGTGGTGCCCGGCAACCTCGCCGAGGCGGCCGCTACCGAACAGCTTGCCAAGGACGCTGAAGCGGCACTGGGCAAGATCGACATCCTCGTCAACAATGCCGGACTGACCCGCGACCAGATCGCGATGCGTCTGAAGGACGAGGATTGGCAGTCCGTGCTGGACGTGAACCTGACGGCAGCCTTCCGGCTGTCGCGCGCTGCGATGCGCGGCATGATGAAGCGCCGCTGGGGCCGCATCGTCAACATCACGTCCGTCGTCGGCGTCACCGGCAATCCGGGGCAGGCCAATTACGCCGCGTCCAAGGCCGGCCTGATCGGCATGTCGAAGTCCATGGCAGCCGAGCTAGCCTCGCGCAACATAACCGTCAACTGCGTCGCGCCCGGGTTCATCACCACGGCCATGACCGACGCCCTGAACGACGAGCAGAAGCAGAAGCTGCTCCCCGCCATTCCGGCCGGCCGCATGGGCCAGCCGGAGGAGATCGCCGCCGGGGTCGTGTACCTCGCGAGCGACGAGGCCGCCTACGTCACCGGTCAAACGCTGCATATCAACGGCGGCATGGCCATGATCTGA
- a CDS encoding acyl carrier protein, with product MSDIAERVKKIVVDHLGVEESKVVENASFIDDLGADSLDTVELVMAFEEEFGVEIPDDAAEKILSVKDAIDFIKANAAA from the coding sequence ATGAGCGACATCGCCGAGCGCGTGAAGAAGATCGTTGTGGACCACCTGGGTGTCGAGGAGTCGAAGGTGGTGGAGAACGCCTCCTTCATCGACGATCTGGGCGCCGACAGCCTCGACACCGTCGAGCTGGTCATGGCCTTCGAGGAGGAGTTCGGTGTCGAGATCCCGGACGACGCCGCGGAGAAGATCCTGTCGGTGAAGGACGCCATCGACTTCATCAAGGCCAACGCCGCCGCCTGA
- the fabF gene encoding beta-ketoacyl-ACP synthase II, whose protein sequence is MRRVVVTGLGMVTPLGVGHALNWERLISSKSGIRGITGFDASDLASRVAGQLPRGTGDGEFNADTFVPPKDQRKMDDFIVFAIAAAQEAIKDSGWVPQTDEERERTGVMVGSGIGGLPGIAEGAVTLHEKGPRRLSPFFIPACLINLASGHISIQHGFRGPNHAVVTACSTGAHAIGDAARLIMWDDADIMVAGGTEAAVSRLGVGGFAAMRALSTSFNDEPEKASRPYDKDRDGFVIGEGAGVVVLEELEHAKKRGATIYAEIIGYGMSGDAHHISAPAEDGNGGFRAMKGALKRAGLNPSDIDYVNAHGTSTPLGDEIELGAVKRLFGNAMDNLAMSSTKSAIGHLLGAAGAVEAIYSIKAINHGIVPPTLNLENPSESCLGVNLVPKVAQERRVRAALSNSFGFGGTNASLIFKEFV, encoded by the coding sequence ATGAGACGTGTCGTCGTCACCGGCCTCGGTATGGTCACGCCGCTTGGCGTCGGCCACGCGCTGAACTGGGAGCGGCTGATTTCCAGCAAGTCGGGAATCCGCGGCATCACGGGGTTCGACGCTTCGGACCTGGCCTCGAGGGTCGCCGGGCAGCTTCCGCGCGGTACGGGTGACGGCGAGTTCAATGCCGACACCTTCGTGCCGCCGAAAGACCAGCGAAAGATGGATGATTTCATCGTCTTCGCCATCGCCGCGGCGCAGGAAGCAATCAAGGATTCCGGTTGGGTTCCCCAGACGGATGAAGAGCGTGAACGAACCGGCGTGATGGTCGGTTCCGGCATCGGCGGCCTGCCGGGCATCGCCGAAGGTGCGGTGACCCTGCATGAAAAGGGTCCGCGCCGGCTGTCGCCTTTCTTCATTCCTGCCTGCCTGATCAATCTGGCCTCCGGCCATATTTCGATCCAGCACGGCTTTAGGGGCCCCAACCATGCGGTCGTTACCGCCTGCTCGACCGGCGCGCACGCCATCGGCGACGCCGCCCGTCTGATCATGTGGGACGATGCCGACATCATGGTCGCTGGCGGCACCGAAGCCGCCGTGAGCAGGCTTGGCGTCGGCGGCTTCGCCGCCATGCGCGCGCTGTCGACCAGCTTCAACGATGAACCGGAGAAGGCGTCCCGTCCTTATGACAAGGACCGCGACGGCTTCGTCATCGGCGAGGGTGCCGGTGTCGTGGTTTTGGAGGAGTTGGAGCACGCGAAGAAACGCGGCGCCACCATCTATGCCGAAATCATCGGCTATGGCATGTCGGGCGACGCCCACCACATCTCCGCTCCGGCGGAGGATGGCAACGGCGGCTTCCGCGCCATGAAGGGGGCGCTGAAGCGTGCCGGACTGAACCCGTCCGATATCGATTACGTCAACGCCCACGGGACTTCCACCCCGCTCGGCGACGAGATCGAGCTTGGTGCGGTGAAGCGGCTGTTCGGCAATGCCATGGACAATCTGGCCATGTCCTCCACCAAGTCGGCCATCGGCCATTTGCTGGGGGCTGCCGGTGCTGTCGAGGCGATCTATTCGATCAAGGCGATCAACCACGGTATCGTTCCGCCGACGCTGAATCTTGAAAACCCGTCGGAGAGCTGCCTGGGCGTCAATCTGGTGCCGAAGGTAGCGCAGGAACGCCGCGTCCGCGCTGCACTGTCGAATTCCTTCGGGTTCGGCGGTACCAATGCGTCGCTGATCTTCAAGGAATTCGTGTAA
- the mltG gene encoding endolytic transglycosylase MltG translates to MGWGLRIFTGTLALVVGAAGGIGIWGIQRYESPGPLEQAETVVIPRGSGLEAIAITLGDSGVIGSPLVFIAAAKLTGAFRELKAGEYQFPAGISIEAVLEQMRQGRTVVHRFTVPEGLSSAQVIALLEREAILTGHILKPPKEGSLLPETYHFAYGDSRTALVERMQTAMSQALAEAWKNRDPNLPFETPQQALTLASVVEKETGIAAERPKVAGVFVNRLETGMKLQSDPTVIYALTEGSGELGRALTRNDWKFESPYNTYQVNGLPPGPIANPGKASIQAVMKPERHEFLYFVADGTGGHVFAKSLPDHNRNVAKWREFQQSRQPDHGDTSSE, encoded by the coding sequence ATGGGCTGGGGTCTCCGAATTTTCACGGGGACACTGGCCCTCGTGGTCGGTGCTGCAGGAGGAATCGGTATCTGGGGGATCCAGCGTTACGAGTCCCCCGGACCGCTGGAACAGGCCGAAACAGTCGTGATTCCGCGAGGCAGCGGCCTGGAAGCCATTGCCATCACGCTTGGAGACTCCGGCGTGATAGGATCGCCGCTGGTCTTCATTGCCGCGGCCAAGCTGACCGGTGCCTTCCGTGAGTTGAAGGCCGGAGAGTACCAGTTTCCTGCAGGAATCAGCATCGAAGCCGTTTTGGAGCAGATGCGCCAAGGCCGTACCGTCGTGCATCGTTTCACCGTGCCGGAAGGGTTGAGCTCGGCCCAGGTGATTGCGCTCCTGGAGCGCGAGGCGATTTTGACCGGTCACATCCTGAAGCCGCCGAAGGAAGGTTCACTCCTGCCGGAAACCTACCATTTCGCCTATGGTGACAGCCGTACCGCATTGGTCGAGCGGATGCAGACCGCGATGAGCCAAGCTCTAGCGGAGGCCTGGAAGAACCGCGATCCGAATCTGCCCTTTGAAACGCCGCAACAGGCATTGACGCTGGCCTCCGTCGTGGAGAAGGAAACCGGCATCGCGGCGGAGCGACCCAAGGTGGCCGGCGTTTTCGTCAACCGGCTTGAAACCGGTATGAAACTCCAGTCCGATCCAACGGTTATTTACGCCCTGACCGAAGGCAGTGGCGAGCTGGGGCGGGCACTGACCCGCAACGACTGGAAGTTCGAGTCGCCCTATAACACCTACCAAGTCAACGGTCTGCCGCCGGGACCGATTGCCAATCCGGGCAAGGCCTCGATCCAGGCGGTGATGAAGCCCGAGCGCCACGAATTCCTGTATTTCGTCGCCGACGGCACCGGTGGCCATGTCTTCGCAAAGTCTTTGCCGGATCACAACCGCAACGTTGCCAAATGGCGGGAGTTCCAGCAAAGCCGCCAACCCGATCATGGCGACACGTCATCTGAATGA
- a CDS encoding DUF2934 domain-containing protein — protein MSLDIEQRIRDRAYAIWQAEGCPDGRNTDHWLQAELAVRTEATGIPDRAPVVAVMKAPRKTTNAKPAAAKAEAMESMAAEVVAAEPVKLRKPRARKVDIP, from the coding sequence ATGAGCCTGGATATCGAGCAGCGCATCCGTGATCGTGCCTATGCGATCTGGCAGGCGGAAGGCTGTCCGGATGGACGTAATACCGATCACTGGCTTCAGGCCGAACTCGCGGTTCGGACCGAAGCGACGGGGATCCCGGACCGGGCGCCGGTCGTCGCGGTGATGAAGGCACCGCGCAAGACGACCAATGCAAAGCCGGCTGCGGCGAAAGCGGAAGCCATGGAGTCTATGGCAGCGGAAGTGGTGGCGGCAGAGCCCGTCAAGTTGCGCAAGCCGCGGGCTCGCAAAGTGGACATTCCCTGA
- a CDS encoding winged helix-turn-helix transcriptional regulator: protein MEHHYTRDTAAAGVEQALKVLEGRWKLMILFHLFGGTLRRFSELERAIPTISQKMLIQQLRQMETDGIVRRIVHHQVPPKVEYGLTEWGQSLCPVLDGLLTWAAQRPAVDGVRTNEGAGIWQID from the coding sequence GTGGAACATCATTATACCCGCGATACCGCGGCTGCCGGAGTGGAACAAGCCCTGAAGGTTTTGGAGGGGCGCTGGAAGCTGATGATCCTGTTCCACCTGTTCGGTGGAACACTGCGCCGCTTTTCTGAACTGGAGCGCGCAATTCCCACCATTTCACAGAAAATGCTGATTCAGCAGCTTCGCCAGATGGAAACGGACGGCATCGTCCGCCGCATCGTTCATCATCAGGTGCCGCCCAAGGTAGAATATGGATTGACGGAGTGGGGGCAATCGCTATGCCCCGTTTTGGACGGGTTGCTGACTTGGGCCGCGCAACGCCCGGCAGTGGATGGCGTTCGGACCAACGAAGGGGCCGGTATATGGCAAATCGACTGA
- a CDS encoding SDR family oxidoreductase, giving the protein MSLSIDLSGRRTLVTGGSKGIGEATVSRLVEAGATVMTTARRLPPHVPSGVSENLFITADLTSEEGCRTVSDAVHRHWGGIDVLVHVVGGSDAPSGGFAALTEEQWTRELSLNLLPAVRLDRALLPLMVACGSGVVVHVTSIQSQLPLPDSTLAYAAAKAALSNYSKGLSKEVGPKGVRVLRVAPGWVETTAATALIERLAQEAGTDMDAARQGLMASLGGIPFGRPAKPVEVADLIAFLVSDHSGCITGTEFVIDGGTVPTA; this is encoded by the coding sequence ATGAGCCTGTCCATCGACCTGAGCGGACGCCGGACTCTTGTCACTGGAGGTAGCAAGGGGATCGGCGAGGCAACCGTCTCGCGCTTGGTCGAAGCCGGCGCCACCGTCATGACCACGGCTAGGCGGCTGCCTCCGCATGTGCCGTCCGGGGTATCCGAGAACCTGTTCATCACCGCCGATCTGACGTCCGAGGAAGGCTGCCGGACAGTTTCCGACGCTGTGCATCGCCACTGGGGCGGCATCGACGTTCTGGTCCATGTGGTCGGCGGTTCGGACGCCCCCTCTGGCGGCTTCGCGGCCTTGACGGAGGAACAATGGACCCGGGAGCTGTCCCTGAACCTGCTGCCGGCGGTGCGCCTCGATCGGGCCTTGCTGCCGTTGATGGTGGCGTGCGGATCGGGGGTGGTGGTCCATGTCACGTCGATCCAGAGCCAACTGCCGTTGCCTGATTCCACGTTGGCCTATGCCGCCGCCAAGGCAGCCCTGTCCAACTATAGCAAGGGCTTGTCGAAAGAGGTCGGTCCCAAAGGCGTCCGCGTGTTGCGCGTGGCGCCCGGCTGGGTCGAAACGACGGCGGCCACTGCGTTGATCGAGCGGCTGGCTCAGGAAGCCGGCACCGATATGGATGCCGCTCGACAGGGGCTGATGGCGTCGCTCGGCGGTATTCCGTTCGGCCGCCCTGCCAAGCCGGTGGAGGTTGCCGATCTCATTGCCTTCCTCGTTTCCGATCATAGCGGCTGCATCACCGGGACCGAGTTCGTCATCGATGGCGGCACGGTGCCGACCGCTTGA
- the recG gene encoding ATP-dependent DNA helicase RecG — protein MRPAILFPLFKPVTALPGLGPRLGKLVEKLAGAHVVDLLWHLPCGVVDRRFSPKIAQAPHGRIATLTVRIDSHAPPMNPRHPYKIRCTDETGVLELVYFHIRGDWLSKQIPSGSTMVVSGKVEWFNDTAQITHPDAVVPLDARDEMEMVEPVYPMTAGLPAKTLRKAVRAALGDIPELAEWQDPAWLARRQWPTWADALRRAHTPEDEGALAPTAPIRCRLAYDELLANQLALMLVRASQRRLAGRVTQGDGSLRQAALAALPFSLTDSQAAALEDIYSDMAAERRMLRLLQGDVGSGKTVVALLAMLNAVEAGAQAALMAPTEILARQHAESLAPLCKAAGVEIGLLTGRDKGKARQAVLDRLASGELPLLVGTHALFQEDVTFKDLALAVIDEQHRFGVHQRLQLSAKGRAVDVLVMTATPIPRTLTLTAYGDMDVSRLTEKPAGRKPVQTVTVALDRLEDVVQGIQRKVSEGARVYWVCPLVDESEQSDLAAATERHAFLRASFGDKVGLVHGKMRGPDKDAVMAAFAEGNLDVLVATTVIEVGVNVPEATVMVIEHAERFGLAQLHQLRGRVGRGEKPSSCLLLFDSNLTEAARARLKTLRDTEDGFVIAEEDLRLRGAGEVLGTRQSGLPGFRLADLAVHGDLLAVARDDARLVVDRDPDLASPRGQALRTLLYLFERDAAAKTLRSG, from the coding sequence GTGCGTCCTGCCATCCTGTTTCCGCTTTTCAAGCCGGTCACGGCACTCCCCGGCCTCGGCCCCCGATTGGGCAAGCTGGTGGAGAAGCTGGCTGGCGCCCATGTGGTCGACTTGCTGTGGCATCTGCCCTGCGGCGTGGTTGACCGCCGCTTCTCGCCCAAGATCGCGCAGGCGCCGCACGGCCGCATTGCGACACTGACCGTCCGCATCGATTCGCATGCGCCGCCGATGAACCCGCGCCATCCCTACAAGATCCGCTGCACCGACGAGACCGGCGTGCTGGAACTTGTCTATTTCCATATCCGTGGCGATTGGCTGTCAAAGCAGATTCCGTCGGGTTCCACCATGGTGGTTTCCGGCAAGGTCGAATGGTTCAACGACACTGCCCAGATCACTCATCCCGACGCCGTCGTCCCGCTCGATGCCCGTGACGAGATGGAGATGGTGGAACCGGTCTATCCGATGACTGCAGGCCTGCCGGCCAAGACGCTGCGCAAGGCGGTGCGCGCCGCGCTGGGCGACATCCCTGAACTCGCGGAGTGGCAGGATCCTGCTTGGCTGGCCCGCCGGCAATGGCCGACCTGGGCCGATGCATTGAGGCGTGCCCACACACCGGAGGACGAGGGAGCCCTTGCGCCGACCGCGCCGATCCGTTGCCGATTGGCCTATGATGAGTTGCTGGCGAACCAGTTGGCGCTGATGCTGGTGCGGGCAAGCCAGCGGCGGCTTGCCGGGAGGGTTACGCAGGGTGACGGGAGCCTGCGGCAGGCTGCATTGGCGGCGCTGCCATTCTCGCTGACCGACTCGCAGGCTGCGGCGCTGGAGGACATCTATTCCGACATGGCGGCGGAACGCCGCATGTTGCGTCTGTTGCAGGGCGATGTCGGCAGTGGCAAGACCGTGGTCGCGCTGCTGGCCATGCTGAATGCGGTGGAGGCCGGCGCCCAGGCAGCCTTGATGGCACCGACCGAGATCCTTGCCCGCCAACATGCTGAAAGCCTTGCGCCGCTGTGCAAGGCGGCGGGGGTGGAGATCGGGCTGCTGACCGGTCGTGACAAGGGGAAGGCGCGTCAGGCCGTGCTCGACCGGCTTGCTTCGGGCGAGTTGCCGTTGCTGGTCGGCACCCACGCGCTGTTCCAGGAGGATGTCACCTTCAAGGATCTGGCCCTGGCAGTGATCGACGAGCAACACCGCTTCGGTGTCCACCAGCGTCTGCAGCTTTCAGCCAAGGGCAGGGCGGTCGACGTCCTGGTGATGACGGCGACGCCGATCCCGCGCACCCTGACCCTGACTGCCTATGGTGACATGGACGTATCGCGCCTGACCGAGAAGCCGGCCGGCCGTAAGCCGGTGCAGACCGTCACCGTGGCGCTCGATCGTCTGGAGGATGTCGTCCAAGGCATCCAACGCAAGGTGAGCGAGGGTGCGCGGGTCTATTGGGTTTGCCCGCTGGTCGATGAGTCAGAGCAGAGCGACCTTGCCGCCGCGACTGAGCGCCATGCCTTTCTGCGTGCGAGCTTCGGCGATAAGGTCGGGCTGGTCCATGGAAAGATGCGTGGGCCGGACAAGGATGCAGTGATGGCTGCCTTCGCGGAGGGCAACCTCGACGTCCTGGTCGCCACCACGGTGATCGAGGTCGGGGTGAATGTCCCGGAAGCCACGGTGATGGTCATCGAACATGCCGAACGGTTTGGATTGGCTCAGCTTCACCAACTGCGCGGTCGGGTCGGACGTGGCGAAAAGCCGTCGAGTTGTCTCCTGTTGTTCGATTCGAACCTGACCGAGGCGGCGCGGGCAAGGTTGAAGACGCTCCGCGATACTGAAGACGGCTTTGTCATCGCCGAAGAGGATCTGCGTTTGCGCGGGGCTGGCGAAGTGCTTGGGACGCGGCAGTCCGGCCTGCCGGGATTCCGGCTGGCCGATCTGGCGGTGCATGGTGATCTGCTGGCTGTGGCGCGCGATGACGCGCGCTTGGTGGTCGACCGCGATCCCGATCTCGCCAGTCCGCGCGGACAGGCACTGCGGACGCTGCTCTACCTGTTCGAACGCGACGCCGCGGCCAAGACCTTGCGGTCCGGCTGA
- a CDS encoding DUF502 domain-containing protein, translating into MSGDQTESKKGQTPEPVRHRREGIGFMGRLRAYFLAGILVTAPIAITAYIAWWFVSLIDGYIRPFIPSTYNPENYLPFSIPGIGVLVVIVVVTLIGAFAAGYVGRLVLSVGEGAVGRMPVVRSVYGVVKQIFETVLAKKSNAFREVVVIQYPRPGVWSLGFITGNAHPEVQLRLDGQADDMVNVFIPCAPPTAGYLAMVPRREVTVLNMSVEDGLKLVMSGGIVVPPEHHTALAEPVENRPASDGGQPDRKVLAAASRSNR; encoded by the coding sequence GTGAGCGGGGATCAGACGGAATCGAAGAAGGGCCAGACACCGGAACCGGTGCGGCACCGCCGTGAAGGCATCGGATTCATGGGGCGCCTTCGGGCCTATTTCCTGGCCGGCATCCTGGTCACGGCCCCGATAGCCATCACCGCCTACATCGCCTGGTGGTTCGTCTCGCTGATCGACGGCTATATCCGCCCGTTCATTCCTAGCACCTATAATCCTGAGAATTACCTGCCCTTTTCCATTCCCGGTATCGGCGTTCTGGTGGTCATCGTCGTCGTCACCCTGATCGGCGCCTTCGCTGCGGGATATGTCGGCCGGCTGGTCTTGAGCGTCGGCGAAGGTGCGGTCGGGCGGATGCCGGTCGTCCGCTCAGTCTATGGCGTGGTGAAGCAGATCTTCGAGACGGTCCTGGCGAAGAAGTCCAACGCCTTCCGCGAGGTGGTGGTGATCCAGTACCCGCGCCCCGGAGTATGGTCGCTTGGTTTCATCACTGGCAATGCCCATCCGGAAGTCCAATTGCGCCTGGACGGTCAGGCCGACGACATGGTGAATGTGTTCATTCCCTGCGCACCGCCTACCGCCGGCTATCTGGCGATGGTGCCGCGACGCGAAGTGACGGTGCTGAACATGTCGGTGGAGGACGGGTTGAAGCTGGTGATGTCCGGCGGCATCGTCGTCCCGCCCGAACACCATACCGCTCTTGCCGAGCCTGTCGAGAACCGACCCGCTTCCGACGGCGGTCAGCCGGACCGCAAGGTCTTGGCCGCGGCGTCGCGTTCGAACAGGTAG
- a CDS encoding Crp/Fnr family transcriptional regulator, with translation MSKAELPKHEAATDPPTAGLDRIALLRPLTPEQRAAVARQCRWRRFSADEQLIDHWGDTRDVAFVVEGRVRVLSHSAGGREISFSDIDAGEPVGEMSALDGRPRSASVVALADGALVAFLPARPFQELVTGHPELAQAMLLRLCDKLRGATDRIMELSTLGANNRVHAELLRLAKRGKRQGIVAIIAPIPVHSDIAARVSTTRETVARVLSDLTRDGMLERRPDALVVRDLPRLEMLVEDVRGAV, from the coding sequence GTGTCGAAAGCTGAATTGCCCAAACACGAAGCCGCGACCGATCCGCCAACAGCCGGACTGGACCGTATCGCGTTGCTTCGACCGCTGACGCCCGAACAACGAGCCGCGGTGGCGCGTCAGTGTCGGTGGCGTCGTTTCAGCGCCGATGAACAGTTGATCGACCATTGGGGCGATACCCGCGATGTCGCCTTTGTGGTCGAAGGGCGGGTCAGGGTGCTGAGCCATTCTGCCGGCGGGCGCGAGATCAGCTTCAGCGACATCGACGCTGGTGAGCCGGTGGGGGAGATGTCGGCGTTGGATGGGCGGCCACGCTCCGCGTCCGTCGTGGCGCTGGCGGATGGGGCACTGGTCGCCTTCCTGCCGGCGCGTCCGTTCCAGGAACTGGTGACCGGACATCCGGAGCTGGCGCAGGCCATGTTGCTGCGGCTGTGCGATAAATTGCGCGGTGCGACCGACCGCATCATGGAGTTGTCGACGCTGGGCGCCAACAATAGGGTTCATGCGGAGCTGTTGCGCCTTGCAAAGCGTGGCAAGCGACAGGGTATCGTCGCGATCATCGCGCCGATTCCCGTCCATTCCGACATCGCGGCCCGCGTCAGCACCACGCGTGAAACCGTTGCCCGCGTCCTGAGCGACCTGACCCGCGATGGTATGCTGGAACGCCGTCCGGACGCGCTGGTGGTCCGCGACCTTCCAAGGCTGGAGATGCTGGTCGAGGATGTGCGCGGTGCAGTGTGA